One Thermoanaerobacter kivui genomic window, GAAGACTTAGGGCACGTCCTCGTAATAGGAAATATCGTTGAAAAAGATTTAATAAAAGACCCTGGATTTCATAGAGTAATGCTAGGTAATGGCCTTGCAACATCAATTGCGGCACTTTTTGGCGGACCACCCAGCACAACTTATGGTGAAAACATTGGAGTCCTTGCAATAACAAGAGTCTATAGCTCAAAAGTTATTCAAGGTGCAGCTATAATAGCAATACTTTTAAGCTTTATACAAAAAATAGGCGCTTTGATAGAAGTAATTCCGCAACCTGTCATGGGCGGAGTGACAATAATACTCTTTGGAATGATTGCGGCAGCAGGTATGAGAACTCTGGTAGAAAATAAAGTTGATTTTTCTGACAGCAGAAATCTCATAATAGCTTCTGTAATACTGACTTTGGGTGTAGGCGGTATAAAAATAGCCTTCGGAAACTTCGTCTTTGAAGGCATAGGTCCTGCCACCTTAGCAGGAATACTTCTAAACCTTGTCTTGCCCAAAATCAACTCAGCAAAAGCAAAAAAGACAGAAAAAACTTCAACCTCAAAAGAAGCCGTTCACGAAGCATAAAAGAGGGGACTTGCCCCTCTTTTATGCGCTTTGAAGCAAACTCCACTCTTAACCAACACAGAAAAGTGGAGCTTGTTTAAAAAAAGAACCTATACAACTCTGTACAGGCTCTTTCAATTATTTACAATCTCCCATCAGTCTTATATAGTCCTCTAAACTTCCATCCTCTAAACATGTTTCAATAATCTTCTTACCAAGAGGGTCAAGTTCAGGTACTAAGAATTGCTTTAATTCTCTTTTGAAGAATTCATTTAACATCTCAGCACCTTTGTCATATCCATCATCCCCTACTTCGGGCTGCTTGTTAACTTGCAGCAATTCGCGAGGAATAAAACTTCCGTTTATTTTTAATGTATTTAAAGCATAACCGAGGAGACTGCTTCTCGCTGGTGTAACTTGATCTGGTCTAAATCTTACACTTCCTCTTCTTGCAAGATATTCACGAGCTATCCATTCGGGCATAAATCCTACTTTCCACACTCCTATATATTGATTTGGAACGAGAATGTATCGAGTACCCGGTGTATTTATAATCTGCTGCAATAAAAGATTAGCGTGAATTACTCTTTTACCCGTTGCAAAAGGCCAATAAGAACCTACACCTTCGCTTTCGAGTCCACTTGTTCCTACTATACTTGGATTAGCGTGACCTCTCGGTGCAACTAATCTCCACAGCCAAGCAAGAGTAGGAGGCAACAAGTGTAGCATGCCTATTATACCGTAGGAAGGCTTTTCTTTTGAAGAAGGGGGAGTCCTCACACCAAAACTCCTCACATCCACTTCTACAGCTTCATCAACTACATTTGGCATAAACCTTCTTGGCATAATTACACGAGGATTGGGACAAGGTTTGCCAGGTGCATCCATAACGTGTTCCCATATAAGACAAGTGGATTTAGGCACTCCGTCTATGTTTAAAAAGATTAAAGGCTCTTTAGGATAGATACATAACTTTTCAAAATGAGGGTCCGTTCCATATTCATTCATATGATCTACACGTATAAACCAACCTTTTTCTGCATCTTTTATCACTAATTTTTTACCTTGTTGCAAATCCGGATGGCATAATGCCATATCATCAGTTACAGGTTGTAATTCACAAGCTTCTTTAAGGTCTACGTATATTTCGTCACCTGTCACTAAATTGCGCCCTACTTTTATGCGCCCATCAGGCTCCCTGTGAATTTGCTCCAGCATTTCACTCTTTCCGCCACCGCTGGCACCCTCATGCATAATAGTCAATATATTGTCATAAGGAGTAATTATTCTCACTGCAGAAGCATGAGCAGTAATCCAACCTTCCTTTTCTCCTATTGTCAGAAGTACCCCATATATCCCTTTTTTTGCACTGGGTCCAAGATATAAATTGTAGGAAAAAAGTTCGTGTAAATTCTCTAAGCGATTGTGGACAACTACCTGTTTGCCATTAAAATGAGTATGCCTAAAAGGAGGCGCTAAGTATACAATCGCTCGAGGTGTAAATCCCTGCGGAATTTCCTTTTCTGGTATAAAACCTTGAATATCAGCAAGTGCAGTAGCGAAAAAACCTGCATTGTCTGGTGCCAACAAAAGAGAGGGATAACCGTATTCTTCTCCTCCTGACATAAAAGGCATCACAATTAAGATTTGTTTTTTTAACCATTCTAAAGTCTGCTTTCTCAATTCAGCAAAATCATAGCCATATCTATCTCTAAAACGCGGTTTATCTGTTTCCCCTTCATCAGCAACCACTAGACAGTCTGGCTCTCTCCTCCTCATATAAGGTTCTGGAAAATTTACAGCCAAACCATTTTTACATTTCGATACTGTTCCTTCCAAAACTTTACCTTTACCTGACACATCATAAAAAATTTCAAACAAATCCTCTTTTCCGCCCATAGAAATTTCTAGAAGATGCTGACGACTTTCTGGTATCACAACTTTCGGCGCTTCTTTTATTATCTCCATTACTTCTTTTGGCAAATTCATTTTATTTAGAAAGTCTATTGGTTTCTCACTTGCTGTAGCTAAAATGTCCATTTATACCACCTCACAATAATAAGTACAAGAATATTATACAAAAAAATTTTTGTATTTGCAATTTAAAAAATAAAATTTGCAAAACGTTTTTACACGTGTTTTATGATATCGAATTTTTAGCTGTAATGTCGCCATTCTAAAAACAAACTGGATGTAATCTTTTACATTGATGAAATTTTGAGACTGTAAACTTGCAATTTTTATTAGGACCAGCTCTTAAAAATAAAAGCACTCCTTTTTGGAGTGCCATATCTATTAATCATCTTTTTCACTTGCCTTCAAGCTTTGTCTTTTTAATCATTTTAAATCTAACACATAATTCATTTCAAAAACTGCCGCTTCAATCAATTTATCTATTTCTTCATCTGTCAACTTGTTCCCAATCACCTTTTTCAACAAATTAAAGACTTGAGTTTTTTTATCCGGTCCATTCCCTGGCCCCATCTGCTGTTCTACAGCTTGCACAAAAGTTTTAGCAATTTCATAATATCTCTTCAATTTTTCCATTCCAATTTTTGTGCTCAAATAATCGATTAAATACCCTAAAGCTACCATTATAATAAGCTGTACACCAGCTGTCAAAATAGTCATAATTAGATCTCTCATTTAATTCCCCTCCAATATTTTTATTATCACCGACGCAAATTCTCCCCAAGTAACATAACTTTGATGGTCATAATGTTTATCTATAATTCCTTTCATTTTTAGTTTTCAATATTATCCATTTGTTCATAATCTGTATTTCTTAAAAATTTTAATAGTCCATTTGTAATCGCCCGAGCAAAATCTTCCGGTTTTTGTAAAAGTAACTCTAAATTCCCAGGATTTGACATAAAAGCTGTCTCAACAAGTATTGCAGGCATAACCGTGTATTTTAGCACATAAAATTTTTCATACTTGACTCCTCTATCTTTAGTCTTTAGCATTTCTACTAATTCATTTTGTACGTATTGGTCCAAGTTTCTTCCAACAATACTTCCAGGATATGCATAAGTTTCTGTGCCATTTGCAGAAGGAACTGTAAAACTATTACAATGAATAGAGATAAAATAATTTACCTTGCTTTTATTGGCTATATCACATCTTTGCTGCAAGTCCACTGTTTCGTCCTTATCTCTTGTCATTATTACACTTATGTTTTCTTTTATTAAAATATCTCTTAACTTTAGCCCAATAGTTAGATTTATATCTTTTTCTTTATAATCGCCAACAACAGCTCCCGGGTCCTTTCCCCCATGACCAGGGTCAATAGCTATTAACATATCAATCACCACCATTGAAAAATTTTTCTAATTATTTCTCCCACCATATAATATGCTGAAAAAATTAACAAGTCTATGTAAAATTACCTTCTATCTATTTCCAGATCAAAAATAGCTCTTTCAATGTACCATTTTTCCGAATGGCTAGGATATTTTATTTTAAAACGATCTATCTGAAATTGAAACGACTTTTCAGCTTCCTCCATTGATGGCAAAAACATCAACTGCCCATATCTCTGCTTAAGGCGATAAATTAAATTCTCATTTTCTCCTTAATCCACTTTAAAATATCTTCAAACACCTCCTCACGATTAGATACTTCCTTAAAACAACAGTAAAAGAGATATTTTTATAAAGACAATAGTGAAGCTTGCCTGTAAACTGTTCCTAAATAAAGTATATCTTCTACTTGTCCTTCTAAAACAATGTCATGACCAAGAAAGAAGCGATGGCTATTGCAGACCAAGTGGTTGTGATGAATAGATGGAAAATAGAACATATGGGTACTCCAGAAGAGGTTTATAAAAAGCCAGCCAATTTGTTTGTAGCGGATTTTTTGGAAATATCAAATGCGTTGAATTGCTATGTAGATGGGAAGTCTTTGATAGTGGATGGAAAAGTATTTTCTTTAAATTTTCCCTTTGGGGAAGGGGACGTTAAACTAGTATTTCATTCAAATGATCCCTATTTAACATTGCAGCCTGAGAATAAGGAAAATCTTTTGCGCTCCTTTAACTCTAGCAATTATTACCGCATCGGTATTCGTACCTGTAAAATTGTAGCCTAGTTCAAACAAACTGCACTTTTCGCCTTAGTAACTGTGATAACAGCATTTATCATAGCTTCCTCTGGTATCTGAGCTTTTAAAATACCGCCCAACAAACCAGAACTCAATGAGTAAAAATCACCTTTAACAATGAGCGTGTCGTCTTTAACCCAAAATTTCATTTTTACACCTAATCCTCCTTCTAAATCTTTCGCTCAAATAAATAAAAGCAAGTCTATCACATTCACTTTACCTAGCCCCATTATACAGCTTTATACTTCTCTTTTTTGCACCTTTTCTTCGCAATAATTTTTTTCTGAATTTATCATAGTTTCCTAGTTTTTGATAACTTATTATCTATTATCTGGATAAACTCTCCAAGAAACCAAAAAGTTGCTATATCCTAAAACTCTTGAAAGTACAGGATAGATATGATATGATGTTAAAGTATTAAAGTAATTTTTGGCAGAGGTATGTGTCCCGCGTAAAGTACGGAAGATGGAAGAAAGAAGGAGGCTCTATTTTAATGAAAAAATTTAGCACAAGGGAACTAGTTTTTTTGGCATTGCTGGTAAGTCTCAATATAGTCCTAACAAGAATAGCTAGCATTAGAATTGCCATTGGAGGTATTGAAGGTATAAGAATAGGTTTTGGTGCTTTTCCTGTAATTCTTGCAGGAATAATGTTTGGTCCTTTAGCAGGAGGAATAGTGGGAGCTGTAGGTGACATGATTGGATACTTCATTAATCCAATAGGACCCTATATGCCACATTTCACAATCACCTCAGCTCTTGTAGGCATTATACCCCCTCTGATTTTAAAACCAGTAAAAAATCCTATTTCCTCCCTATGGCAGCTAATAATAGCAATTGGAATAGGACAACTTATATCTTCAGTGATTCTTGTGCCCTATTTTATCCAGCTGCTTTTTAAGGTATCTATGGAAAATTACTTTGCCTCCGCGAATTATCGCACAAATTATTCAAGTTCCCTTATATGCCTTCTTTGCACAAATAATTCTCAAAAAACTGCATCTAGCTTTTCATTTTAAGGCCCAGCAAAAAATTCACTAGTTTTCTTCTTCGCTTAAAAAGGTTAGGGAGTCTTATACCCTAACCTTTTTCATTTTAAAAAATAATATTTAGAGAAATTTATAAATTTTACCAACATATATCAAAAAAATAATCGTCTACCTGATAGAATTGAAGCCCTTTTCAGGCTTTCGGTAGACGATACAGTTTGCGCATGGATGGTAGCGGCGAATCGCTCTCAACTTTGAACGGATTTTAAATTATGTTTTTACAATAAGAAAAAATTTCTTTAGCATACATTATTGCCTTTTCAGCTGTTTTAATATCTGGCATCCCTAAAACTGTTGTGCCTGGCATGGCAGTAGGATATCTCGTTGGAATATAAAATTGGTTTAATACTTGGGCTTTAGATAGGAAGTTTTCAAAAGATTTATCATGTTGTGTACAAAGATTTACAAGATCTATTAAATTATGAATTCGAGGAGGTAGGTAACAGTTGAAGATAGTCATGCAAAGTGGTATAATTTTAATTGGGTGATAACAAATGTTACTAAGCATGCAAAAAGTAAAGGAAATGTACTCAATTAGTCGAAGAACACTTATAAACTGGGAAAAGGAAGGATTAATAACACCTGTGAGAACTCCAAAAGGCATCAGAAGGTATAAAAAAGAAGATATAGAGGAGTTATTAGGCATGCTGGAAGAAAAACCAAAACCTAAAGTAGTTTTGTATGCAAGAGTGTCCACAAAGAAACAAGAAGAATATCTTAAGAATCAAATTAGAAGGCTTGAAGAATACGCTAATTCCAAAGGATGGCAGTATGAAGTCATACATGAGATAGCAAGTGGGGTAAATGAAAATAGAAGAGGCTTATTAAAGCTTTTGAACAAGATAAAAAGAGGAGAAGTTGAAAAAGTTGTAATAGAATATCCTGATAGACTAGCGAGATTTGGCTTTGAATATCTCAAATTTTTCATGGAAAGTTTTGGAGTGGAACTTATAGTTTTAAACGGGAAAGAAAACGAAGAAGATACAAATAAAGAGCTAGCAGAAGACTTAATAGCAATAGTAACATCTTTCGCAGCAAGAATTTACGGGCAAAGGGGCAAAAAGCATGATAGTGATACAGGCTAAACTTATTTTTCTAAACCAACAAGCCAAACAAATAGTATTAGACTTAATGAGAAGATGGTCATCCTGCATGAGATTTGCATATAACAGACTTTTAGAAGGAGAAAAAAGAGCAGATTTAAAAAGAAAGTTACCCCAGGATTATGTTTTTGACTTACTAAAAATGCTTTTAAAGCTTTTTCTACAGCCTGATGGGAAAAGAAACAAACCATATTGTATTTACCTGCTTTAAACATGATTTCTGCTGAGTCAAGGTCATCCATAGCAAAATCAAGCCATTGTTTTGCTTCTTTCATAAATAACCTTTCCTTTCTTAATATTTCTTCAACGTAAAACATACTTTCTTTCATTTCTTCTATTTCTTTTGGGGTATACACTATAATATCCGTGCCAATAGTAGGCTTAGCAACTTTAACAACTTCCTCTAATCTTTCGTAAAAAGACTTGTCAGTATCCTTTATAACTATTAAATCAATATCGCTCCATTCATTTATTTGATTTGTCGCTAATGAACCAAATAATATTATTTTTTCAGGTTGATACTCTTTTACCAGCACTTCTACAATTCTTGTAAGTTCTCGATTTAATTGTTCTATTCTGCTCATAGAAAACACCTCAATTTGAAGGTTTTACCTTTAATCCGTTATATCAAATTGCAATTGTTCTATAAGAGTTTATTTCCGTCTTTTTAATTTTTTATTTCCTCGCTTTAATTTCTGTAAGATATGATATAATTATAGACAGAAAAACACTTCGAGTGTTATGAATATGTGGAATGTGGGAATAGGTAGATGTGAGCTACCTATTCTTTTTTTATGTTTATTTCTATTCTAAGAGTTTTAAATTTCTATTTTAATTGTTTATAGATCTCAAAAATTCTTCTTCACAATTAATTATAGCATGCATATTATAACATTTCTATGCAAAATTTCTTAAAGTTTTCTCTTGAATGCAGTGGCAAAACTGCCACTGCATTGTTATTATACTTTTACTTTAGTAAAATCGAGACCATACTGATACGACAAAATTGCTAAAGCTTCACTCAATCCATACTCATCAACAGCGTAATAGCTTTCAAGGTTATCTAAAATACAACTCTGTTTGTTTCTTCTACACAACTTAACATGAGGGTAAGTACCATTGTGATGAGGCTGATATAATACCACCAAATCTCCTTTTTCTGCCAATCTCATCAGCTCATCTTTTTCATATTTGCCTTTCTTTTCTAGTATTTTTCTGGCTGTTTCTTTGAATTCTTCAGCTTTTTCTCTTAAAACTTTATAATCAAAATCAACAGTAATGTAAGTATTACCTCCAGCAAGTATATCGTTTGTGTAATCATCCCATCTTACATATTCATACTTCTTAGCAGCAGCTTCTACAAGCTTTTTAGAGACCTTCAAGTCTTTAATTCTAACTTCAATTGACTTATCTAAAAGGTATGTTTTAGCTCTGACGCTTACCTGCTTTGATGTTATGCCGTTCTTCTTTAGATCTTTTCTTATTTCTTCAGCAATTTCTCTAGCAATCATTTTGCATTCCCTCCCCTAAAATTTCTTACTTGCTCGGATTTGATAGTCTACCGCTAGAACTTACTCTCTTACACCATGTGCTTACACCTCCTCATTTTTTTGTTTGCTTCTTGTTTGCCCCCGGCAGTTAAAACGAAACGAGCCGAAGGTCAAGGGGTCAGGGAGGGATACCGGACCGAGCGCCAGCGAGGGAGGATATGCTCACCGACCCGACAGGGCTTGCCCCTTGACCGTTAGGCGAGCAGGCGTATAATTCCTTTTGCGGGGCAAACAAAAAAAGCACGTCTTTTCAACTAATATCACTAAATTTAAAATGCGGTTTAAAAAATTATCTATAAAATATAAAGTATACTTTATATTTTTTGTATAAAAACATAAAGTATGTGTTATAATATTATAAGTGGGAGGTGAAAAAATGTCTATTACAAGCTCAGAGAATATATTAAGGATTTTATATTCTTATAACCCATGGTGGAGGGAAGGATATTTCCCTCAAGATCTGTCTAAACCCGTAAAGAGAGTAGTCTATCATCAAGCATTCGAATTACTAATGCATCCAGCCATTAGAAGATATGTTATACTTTCAGGGGCACGCCGTGTTGGTAAAACCACAATTTTATATCAAATGATAGAAACCCTTTTAAAAAATCAAGTGCATCCAAAAAAAATATTATATGTATCTTTTGATCATCCTTTATTTAAATTAAGTTCCTTCGACCAAATTATTAACCTTTATGAAACAGCCATAAATCAAGAAAAGGAAGCTTATATATTTCTAGATGAAATTCAATATGCAAGTGATTGGGACAGATGGTTAAAAGTCTATTATGACACCAGACCAAACTGGAGAATTATTGCCACAGGTTCAGCTTCTCCTGCACTTATTGAAGGTACAAAAGAAAGTGGTGTTGGTCGGTGGACTGTTATTTCTGTACCTACTCTTTCTTTTTATGAATTTTGTGAAATACTTGGAGTCCTAGAAAGACCAAATAACTTACCCGATTTAGATTTAAACGAAATTTCAAATTTAAATGAGTCTCAATTAAGTGAGCTTATGTTTTTACTTATGCCCTTGCAAAAGTATTTTAATAAGTATTTAACAAGAGGGGGATTCCCCGAATTTGTATTCTCAGAAGATCAGTTCTTAGTGCAAAGAATATTAAGAGAAGACGTGGTTGACAAAGTTATTAAAAGAGATATACCTTCTTTATTTAATGTAAGAAACTTAGCAGTATTAGAGAAGGTATTTTTATACTTATGCTTCAATTCTGCAAGTGTTATAAATATTTCAACGATAAGTA contains:
- a CDS encoding HEPN domain-containing protein; its protein translation is MPFGVLTGVINPSFSQFISVLRLIEYISFTFCMLSNICYHPIKIIPLCMTIFNCYLPPRIHNLIDLVNLCTQHDKSFENFLSKAQVLNQFYIPTRYPTAMPGTTVLGMPDIKTAEKAIMYAKEIFSYCKNII
- a CDS encoding phage holin produces the protein MRDLIMTILTAGVQLIIMVALGYLIDYLSTKIGMEKLKRYYEIAKTFVQAVEQQMGPGNGPDKKTQVFNLLKKVIGNKLTDEEIDKLIEAAVFEMNYVLDLK
- a CDS encoding IS607 family transposase; this encodes MLLSMQKVKEMYSISRRTLINWEKEGLITPVRTPKGIRRYKKEDIEELLGMLEEKPKPKVVLYARVSTKKQEEYLKNQIRRLEEYANSKGWQYEVIHEIASGVNENRRGLLKLLNKIKRGEVEKVVIEYPDRLARFGFEYLKFFMESFGVELIVLNGKENEEDTNKELAEDLIAIVTSFAARIYGQRGKKHDSDTG
- a CDS encoding DUF4914 family protein, translating into MDILATASEKPIDFLNKMNLPKEVMEIIKEAPKVVIPESRQHLLEISMGGKEDLFEIFYDVSGKGKVLEGTVSKCKNGLAVNFPEPYMRRREPDCLVVADEGETDKPRFRDRYGYDFAELRKQTLEWLKKQILIVMPFMSGGEEYGYPSLLLAPDNAGFFATALADIQGFIPEKEIPQGFTPRAIVYLAPPFRHTHFNGKQVVVHNRLENLHELFSYNLYLGPSAKKGIYGVLLTIGEKEGWITAHASAVRIITPYDNILTIMHEGASGGGKSEMLEQIHREPDGRIKVGRNLVTGDEIYVDLKEACELQPVTDDMALCHPDLQQGKKLVIKDAEKGWFIRVDHMNEYGTDPHFEKLCIYPKEPLIFLNIDGVPKSTCLIWEHVMDAPGKPCPNPRVIMPRRFMPNVVDEAVEVDVRSFGVRTPPSSKEKPSYGIIGMLHLLPPTLAWLWRLVAPRGHANPSIVGTSGLESEGVGSYWPFATGKRVIHANLLLQQIINTPGTRYILVPNQYIGVWKVGFMPEWIAREYLARRGSVRFRPDQVTPARSSLLGYALNTLKINGSFIPRELLQVNKQPEVGDDGYDKGAEMLNEFFKRELKQFLVPELDPLGKKIIETCLEDGSLEDYIRLMGDCK
- a CDS encoding ATP-binding cassette domain-containing protein, whose amino-acid sequence is MTKKEAMAIADQVVVMNRWKIEHMGTPEEVYKKPANLFVADFLEISNALNCYVDGKSLIVDGKVFSLNFPFGEGDVKLVFHSNDPYLTLQPENKENLLRSFNSSNYYRIGIRTCKIVA
- a CDS encoding ATP-binding protein, with the protein product MGGEKMSITSSENILRILYSYNPWWREGYFPQDLSKPVKRVVYHQAFELLMHPAIRRYVILSGARRVGKTTILYQMIETLLKNQVHPKKILYVSFDHPLFKLSSFDQIINLYETAINQEKEAYIFLDEIQYASDWDRWLKVYYDTRPNWRIIATGSASPALIEGTKESGVGRWTVISVPTLSFYEFCEILGVLERPNNLPDLDLNEISNLNESQLSELMFLLMPLQKYFNKYLTRGGFPEFVFSEDQFLVQRILREDVVDKVIKRDIPSLFNVRNLAVLEKVFLYLCFNSASVINISTISKEIGDVSTVTVENYIHLLENANLIYKSLPIKLGGKKVLKAKPKIYVSDPALRNAVLMIDNILLDSKELGITVETAIFKHIYNFYLQTNAKIGYFRKSSDNQKEIDVVVEFPHSKSLIKVKFREDTTLSENDAIVEMSQKEKNIVSAVLVTKRPEDYGKVKISTKVPIIKIPAHVFMYLFGR
- a CDS encoding folate family ECF transporter S component, with amino-acid sequence MKKFSTRELVFLALLVSLNIVLTRIASIRIAIGGIEGIRIGFGAFPVILAGIMFGPLAGGIVGAVGDMIGYFINPIGPYMPHFTITSALVGIIPPLILKPVKNPISSLWQLIIAIGIGQLISSVILVPYFIQLLFKVSMENYFASANYRTNYSSSLICLLCTNNSQKTASSFSF